One Hordeum vulgare subsp. vulgare chromosome 4H, MorexV3_pseudomolecules_assembly, whole genome shotgun sequence DNA window includes the following coding sequences:
- the LOC123450705 gene encoding translation initiation factor IF-2-like yields MATAAAAKTPTKPPAPAAPKTPAKPAPSAAAAAAKTPARPAATAKTPARSVSRARFPHASENSDPNILASPPRTASKTPANAKPAAASTVSASVRRKRGTPAPPPPVPQRRFLVAKKGAHRRRQAGAGGGGGDFDFDKCREAAREALRASHEEFFLKERALSAASEEQESRKKEGEDDEEASSAAVVEEGEGADVVDLEGSGKVRAIRSRVMAKAMNSVPDAGAGRVKHLVNAFESLLSISGATADAERAGEEAWVLPGLQPWKEGSEGSPVALFSSSDFTNMGPTRLCSSLDGKSNRSSWDSQTGGRRSRRNSSESLRSSWNKKLKVTSQHPFKLRTEQRGRAKEQQFIQKVQEMLIEDEKKRIHIAQGLPWTTDEPECLIKPPVKERTEPVDLVLHSDVRAIERAEFDQYVSERLKMGEELRLERERQEKLEEEEIIKQLRKELVPKAQPMPYFDRPFVPKKSSKTITIPKEPSFHLRPERLSCDAWSLES; encoded by the exons ATGGCGACCGCGGCGGCGGCGAAGACTCCGACCAAGCCACCGGCCCCCGCGGCGCCGAAGACCCCGGCCAAGCCCGCGCcctcggccgcggcggcggcggcgaagacCCCCGCAAGGCCCGCGGCGACGGCGAAGACCCCGGCCAGGTCCGTCTCGCGCGCGCGGTTCCCGCACGCCTCCGAGAACTCCGACCCCAACATCCTCGCCTCCCCTCCCCGGACCGCGTCCAAGACCCCCGCCAACGCCaagcccgccgccgcctccaccgtCTCCGCCTCCGTCAGGAGGAAGCGCGGCacgcccgccccgccgccgccggtccCGCAGCGCCGGTTCCTCGTGGCGAAGAAGGGCGCGCATCGTCGGAGGCAGGCCGGCGCGGGCGGTGGCGGGGGCGACTTCGACTTCGACAAGTGCCGCGAGGCCGCACGCGAGGCGCTGCGCGCGTCGCACGAGGAGTTCTTCCTCAAGGAGCGCGCGCTGTCCGCGGCCAGCGAAGAGCAGGAGTCgcggaagaaggagggagaggacGATGAGGAAGCAAGCAGCGCCGCCGTTGTTGAGGAGGGGGAGGGAGCAGATGTGGTGGATTTGGAGGGGAGCGGCAAGGTGAGAGCGATTCGGAGCAGGGTCATGGCCAAGGCGATGAACAGCGTGCCAGATGCTGGGGCCGGCCGTGTCAAGCACCTGGTAAATGCTTTCGAGAGCTTGCTCTCCATCTCCGGCGCTACCGCTGATGCCGAACGGGCAGGCGAGGAGGCCTGGGTGCTGCCCGGGTTGCAGCCGTGGAAGGAGGGGAGTGAGGGCTCGCCGGTGGCGTTGTTCTCCTCGTCCGATTTCACGAACATGGGGCCAACCAGGCTTTGCAGTTCACTCGATGGCAAGAGCAACAG ATCTAGCTGGGACAGCCAGACTGGAGGACGCAGGAGCCGGCGGAAC TCATCTGAATCACTAAGGAGCAGCTGGAATAAAAAGCTCAAGGTCACTAGCCAACACCCTTTCAAGCTGAGAACAGAG CAAAGGGGAAGAGCCAAAGAACAACAGTTTATTCAGAAAGTACAGGAGATGCTGATTGAGGATGAGAAGAAGCGCATACATATTGCTCAAGGACTTCCGTGGACAACAGATGAGCCTGAG TGCTTGATTAAGCCACCAGTCAAGGAAAGGACTGAGCCCGTCGACCTTGTTCTCCATAGTGATGTGCGCGCAATTGAACGTGCTGAATTTGATCAATAT GTTTCAGAGAGGCTCAAGATGGGTGAGGAATTAAGATTGGAGCGGGAGCGCCAAGAGAAATTAGAGGAGGAAGAAATAATAAAGCAGCTGAGGAAAGAGCTTGTTCCTAAAGCACAGCCAATGCCGTATTTCGATCGTCCATTCGTCCCCAAAAA GTCATCAAAGACAATTACAATTCCGAAGGAGCCGAGCTTTCATCTCCGGCCTGAAAGGTTATCATG TGATGCGTGGTCACTGGAAAGCTGA